A region from the Methanothermobacter sp. genome encodes:
- a CDS encoding 30S ribosomal protein S4e produces MAIMASRKHLKRFKSPSHWPIHPKEYKWTVKPSPGPHPIEASLPLMIIVRDILGVADNAREARRIINSGEILVDGRPRKNYKFPVGFMDVVSIPRTGEVYRVLPDERGRLVLHPIGEENAGFKLCKIVNKTTIRGGKTQLNLHDGRNYLSEDEFRVGDVVKLAVPEQEILERIPFEKGSLGLVTGGRHTGEIGRIKKINITRSSMPNTAVIETEARKTFLTLKDYVFVIGKDESVISLPGGK; encoded by the coding sequence ATGGCGATAATGGCATCAAGAAAGCACCTTAAACGTTTCAAATCACCAAGTCACTGGCCCATTCATCCCAAGGAATACAAGTGGACTGTAAAACCATCCCCAGGTCCCCACCCAATTGAGGCATCATTGCCCCTGATGATCATTGTGAGGGACATCCTCGGTGTTGCAGATAATGCAAGGGAAGCCAGGAGAATCATAAATAGTGGTGAGATCCTGGTGGACGGAAGGCCAAGGAAGAACTACAAATTCCCTGTGGGGTTCATGGACGTTGTGAGCATACCCCGCACAGGTGAGGTCTACAGGGTGCTCCCTGATGAGAGGGGAAGGCTGGTCTTACATCCCATTGGTGAGGAGAATGCGGGCTTCAAGCTCTGCAAGATAGTTAACAAGACAACCATTAGGGGTGGAAAAACCCAGCTCAACCTCCACGACGGCCGCAACTACCTCTCAGAGGACGAGTTCCGTGTGGGAGATGTTGTAAAGCTGGCTGTGCCTGAACAGGAAATCCTTGAGAGAATACCCTTTGAGAAGGGCAGCCTTGGCCTTGTAACAGGGGGCCGTCATACAGGTGAGATTGGAAGAATCAAGAAGATAAACATAACCAGGTCATCAATGCCAAACACGGCAGTCATTGAGACCGAGGCAAGGAAGACATTCCTAACACTCAAGGATTACGTGTTTGTCATTGGAAAGGACGAGTCAGTGATATCACTTCCGGGAGGTAAATAG
- a CDS encoding 50S ribosomal protein L5: MNPMEEVRIFKVTLNIGVGEGGERLARAERLLKEMTGQKPVRTHSKVTNPEFGIRKKQPIACKVTLRGERAEKVLRMFLEGIGNRLKASQFDEYGNVSMGIEEHIDIPGMKYDPEIGIFGMNLSVTFEKPGHRISRRRIQRKKVPEKHRVSREEAIDFMKEKFQVKIV, translated from the coding sequence ATGAACCCCATGGAGGAAGTAAGGATATTCAAGGTCACCCTTAACATAGGTGTCGGTGAAGGGGGTGAAAGGCTTGCGAGGGCTGAAAGGCTTCTTAAGGAGATGACAGGCCAGAAGCCTGTGAGGACCCACTCAAAGGTCACAAACCCTGAGTTTGGTATAAGGAAGAAGCAGCCCATAGCATGCAAGGTAACCCTTCGCGGTGAAAGGGCCGAAAAGGTACTCAGAATGTTCCTTGAGGGAATAGGGAACAGGTTGAAGGCCAGCCAGTTCGATGAATATGGTAATGTTTCAATGGGTATAGAGGAACACATCGACATACCTGGAATGAAGTACGACCCTGAGATAGGGATATTCGGCATGAACCTTTCTGTAACCTTTGAGAAACCAGGTCACAGGATAAGCAGACGAAGGATACAGCGCAAAAAGGTTCCTGAAAAGCACAGGGTCAGCCGTGAAGAGGCAATCGACTTTATGAAGGAAAAATTCCAGGTTAAAATAGTCTGA
- a CDS encoding 30S ribosomal protein S14: MIVLPRKYGKASRKCSRCGDHSALVRRYGLMLCRQCFRELAPKIGFKKYN; this comes from the coding sequence GTGATTGTTTTGCCAAGGAAATATGGAAAGGCATCAAGGAAATGCTCAAGATGCGGGGATCACTCTGCACTTGTCAGAAGATATGGATTAATGCTCTGCAGACAGTGCTTCAGGGAACTTGCACCTAAAATCGGGTTTAAAAAGTACAACTGA
- a CDS encoding 30S ribosomal protein S8, with protein MTLMDPLANALTNIRNNEIRGNVKCRISPASKLIGRVLRTMQKEGYIGEFEYVDDGRAGKFIVELEGNINQCGVIKPRHAVKKDEFEKFEKRYLPAKNFGIIIVSTPEGIMTHKEAKDRGIGGRLLAYVY; from the coding sequence GTGACTCTTATGGATCCTCTCGCAAACGCCCTGACCAACATAAGGAACAATGAGATAAGGGGTAATGTAAAGTGCAGGATAAGTCCTGCATCAAAACTCATAGGGCGTGTGCTGAGAACAATGCAAAAGGAAGGCTATATCGGGGAATTCGAATACGTTGACGACGGCAGGGCTGGAAAATTCATCGTTGAACTAGAGGGAAACATAAACCAGTGCGGGGTTATAAAACCCAGACACGCTGTTAAAAAGGACGAATTCGAGAAATTTGAGAAAAGATATCTGCCAGCTAAGAACTTTGGGATAATAATCGTGTCAACCCCTGAGGGAATAATGACCCATAAAGAGGCCAAGGACAGGGGTATCGGCGGTAGACTGCTGGCTTACGTCTACTAG
- a CDS encoding 50S ribosomal protein L6, with the protein MVLAAIIREEIPIPEDVNVTIDGEVKVKGPKGELSRKFNHSEISMDVEDDKVVLEVKFPKKKDKAMIGTVKAHINNMIRGVTEGFTYRMKIVYAHFPMSVKVAGDKVLIENFLGERHPRTAKIVGDTKVQVKGDEVEVTGINKEHVGQTMANLEQATKIKGRDPRVFQDGIYLVSKE; encoded by the coding sequence ATGGTTCTAGCAGCTATTATCCGGGAAGAAATACCCATCCCTGAGGATGTTAACGTCACCATCGATGGTGAAGTTAAGGTTAAGGGTCCAAAGGGTGAACTCTCCCGAAAATTTAATCACTCAGAGATATCAATGGACGTTGAAGACGATAAGGTGGTCCTTGAGGTCAAATTCCCAAAGAAAAAGGACAAGGCAATGATAGGGACAGTTAAGGCCCATATAAACAACATGATAAGGGGCGTCACCGAGGGCTTCACTTACCGCATGAAGATAGTGTATGCCCACTTTCCGATGAGTGTGAAGGTGGCAGGGGATAAGGTTTTAATAGAGAACTTCCTCGGGGAACGCCACCCAAGGACCGCAAAGATCGTTGGAGATACAAAGGTTCAGGTAAAGGGCGACGAGGTTGAAGTAACAGGTATCAACAAGGAACACGTGGGACAGACAATGGCGAATCTTGAACAGGCCACCAAGATTAAGGGAAGGGACCCAAGGGTTTTCCAGGACGGCATATACCTTGTGAGCAAGGAGTAG
- a CDS encoding 50S ribosomal protein L32e codes for MRKKFKRQEYARYKKLGEKWRRPRGRTSKMRRYEKGKPAMPAIGYRKPRDQRGLHPSGYEDILVSNMRELEDLDPETQAARIASTVGARKKTLMLEKAKELGIKVLNP; via the coding sequence ATGAGGAAAAAATTTAAGCGACAGGAATACGCCCGATATAAAAAACTGGGAGAAAAGTGGAGGAGGCCCAGGGGTAGAACAAGTAAAATGAGAAGATACGAAAAGGGCAAACCTGCAATGCCTGCGATTGGCTACAGGAAGCCAAGGGACCAGAGGGGTCTCCACCCATCAGGATATGAGGACATACTTGTTTCCAATATGAGGGAACTTGAGGACCTGGACCCTGAAACACAGGCTGCAAGGATAGCATCAACTGTGGGTGCCAGGAAGAAGACGCTCATGCTTGAAAAGGCAAAGGAACTTGGCATAAAGGTTCTGAATCCATAA
- a CDS encoding 50S ribosomal protein L19e: MNLTTQKRLAADILKVGVNRIWIDPERIDEVSRAITRDGVKQLIKDGAIKAKPKKGISSYRSKKIAQQKKKGRRRGPGSIKGAKGARKPRKEEWMTTIRALRKDLRKMRDNREINKSTYRKLYKMAKGGAFKSKSYMKTYARDHDMLR, encoded by the coding sequence ATGAATCTTACTACTCAGAAAAGATTAGCTGCAGACATACTGAAAGTAGGGGTTAACAGGATATGGATTGACCCTGAGAGGATCGACGAGGTCTCAAGGGCAATAACCAGGGACGGTGTAAAGCAGCTAATAAAGGACGGCGCAATAAAGGCTAAACCAAAAAAGGGCATAAGCAGTTACAGGTCAAAAAAGATAGCCCAACAGAAAAAGAAAGGAAGAAGAAGAGGGCCTGGAAGCATAAAAGGTGCTAAGGGCGCCAGAAAACCAAGGAAAGAGGAATGGATGACCACAATAAGGGCTCTAAGGAAGGACCTACGGAAGATGAGGGACAACCGTGAAATAAACAAGAGCACCTATCGTAAACTCTACAAGATGGCAAAGGGCGGAGCCTTCAAGAGCAAATCTTACATGAAAACCTATGCCCGGGACCACGACATGCTAAGATAG